The following proteins are encoded in a genomic region of Leptospira fainei serovar Hurstbridge str. BUT 6:
- a CDS encoding phage neck terminator protein: protein MIPLAVLHTIFNKIQLSTSVTLAQFDQTGLKFPYGTYRVTSSVYESSYQNVETRAAKVGDPTTVITTKFERYRDTISLNFFSNSSVDVAWQSAGKIISWFSVDDNRDFCKAQGIVPRLTNPVIQDFSFVQSQGQQGQGQGQAAWTYQVGFDLRFDYVNQSTSEVEGISKIQIQEQFGNHNQTTTIGV, encoded by the coding sequence TTGATTCCTTTAGCAGTTTTGCATACGATTTTCAATAAGATACAATTAAGCACGTCGGTGACCCTCGCCCAATTTGATCAAACAGGGCTTAAGTTTCCGTACGGCACATATCGAGTCACCTCTAGCGTATATGAATCAAGCTATCAGAATGTCGAAACTCGCGCTGCGAAAGTCGGCGATCCAACTACGGTCATTACTACTAAATTCGAACGTTACCGAGATACGATTTCTCTTAATTTTTTTTCCAATAGCAGTGTGGATGTAGCATGGCAATCCGCCGGTAAAATCATCAGTTGGTTTTCCGTAGATGATAACCGTGATTTTTGTAAGGCACAAGGGATCGTGCCTCGATTAACGAATCCTGTGATACAAGATTTCAGTTTTGTTCAGAGCCAGGGTCAGCAAGGTCAAGGTCAGGGCCAAGCAGCTTGGACTTATCAAGTAGGTTTCGATCTTCGATTCGATTATGTGAATCAATCGACAAGTGAAGTGGAAGGGATTTCAAAAATTCAAATTCAAGAACAATTCGGAAATCATAATCAAACAACGACGATAGGGGTGTAG